The following coding sequences lie in one Leishmania panamensis strain MHOM/PA/94/PSC-1 chromosome 19 sequence genomic window:
- a CDS encoding sarcoplasmic reticulum glycoprotein-like protein (TriTrypDB/GeneDB-style sysID: LpmP.19.0250): MPVSEAPAAGPLHARESGGDVPGSMGTLIKKLYPLYTQRVQPLEEMYNFHIFRPSWYEETILNERPFVTLFGPWSAGKTTFINYLLQSNALWTGPQPTTAEFTVIMYGKEPGPIDGQALVNSKYLPFKGLLDFGESFINNLKGFQEPHSLLERVTLIDSPGVLESAKDIHQRKYDYVKVCRWFAERSDLILVFFDPSKLDAGAELRQLFQTSFKGIENRLRLVLNKADTISTQELMRVYGSLFWNLSNFINTTEPPRVYVGSFWDKPYNSNSFSLLFAEEKVDLLQELVEIIPQQAKDKKVASLIRRAKEVLVHAVIIGGIRTDLPAIFGKSKAKRKAVEQLPRRYELIGARYKMNHCDFPPVQAYKAFLERFDAEKFPPLKKPEKAGLIRGVQELIDTILPAMLRPVRDIRAANPFHEDERAGLLNMYRDRVLSQYDGRRDMQGSPDNVDSTKRRYLSNSAAQGPSPSVTAAPASNPSSLFGPSTVVTALSASPSFTGPPSLTVAASSTAATAAPQPQTSAATMPSLADMQSMMTMMQQLLANRQQQGQQHSSAAATTISHGKSFSSTPQPPANPAESSLPPSPQESGFDNELCPPTVMSPLGAPPYRAPEMNTWTDGDVLKQLQ; this comes from the coding sequence ATGCCCGTTTCCGAGGCACCTGCTGCGGGGCCTCTGCATGCGAGGGAGTCGGGCGGCGACGTACCAGGGAGCATGGGGACGCTCATCAAGAAGCTCTACCCCCTCTACACTCAGCGTGTGCAgccgctggaggagatgtATAACTTTCACATATTTCGTCCCAGCTGGTATGAGGAGACGATCCTCAATGAGCGCCCTTTTGTGACGCTTTTTGGTCCGTGGTCGGCTGGCAAGACCACCTTCATCAACTACCTCTTGCAGAGCAACGCCTTGTGGACTGGGCCACAGCCGACAACGGCAGAGTTCACGGTGATTATGTACGGCAAAGAGCCAGGCCCGATTGACGGCCAGGCGCTGGTCAACTCGAAGTATCTGCCGTTCAAGGGCCTGCTAGATTTTGGTGAGTCGTTCATCAACAACCTCAAGGGCTTCCAGGAACCCCATTCACTTCTGGAGCGGGTCACGCTCATCGATAGTCCTGGTGTGCTAGAGAGCGCTAAGGACATTCACCAGCGCAAGTACGACTACGTAAAGGTGTGTCGTTGGTTTGCAGAGCGAAGTGACTTGATCTTAGTCTTTTTCGACCCTAGCAAACTTGACGCCGGCGCGGAGCTTCGCCAGCTCTTTCAAACGTCGTTTAAAGGGATTGAgaatcgcctccgcctcgtgCTGAACAAGGCTGATACCATCTCCACTCAGGAGCTCATGCGTGTCTACGGCAGTTTGTTCTGGAACTTATCGAACTTCATCAACACAACGGAGCCGCCGCGTGTCTACGTTGGGAGCTTTTGGGATAAACCGTACAACTCAAACTCATTCTCACTTCTCTTcgcggaggagaaggtggaccTGCTGCAGGAGTTGGTGGAGATAATCCCGCAGCAGGCCAAGGACAAGAAGGTTGCGTCGCTCATTCGGCGAGCCAAGGAGGTGCTCGTGCACGCCGTCATCATTGGCGGCATCCGGACCGACCTGCCGGCGATCTTCGGTAAGTCcaaggcgaagaggaaggctgtggagcagctgccaAGGCGCTACGAACTCATCGGCGCTCGCTACAAGATGAACCACTGCGACTTCCCGCCGGTGCAGGCGTACAAGGCCTTTCTGGAGCGCTTCGACGCCGAGAAATTCCCGCCGCTGAAGAAGCCAGAGAAGGCTGGTCTTATCCGCGGTGTTCAAGAGCTCATTGACACGATCCTACCAGCCATGCTTCGACCGGTACGCGACATCCGTGCCGCGAATCCATTTCATGAGGATGAGCGGGCGGGTTTGCTCAACATGTACCGTGATCGTGTGCTCTCGCAGTATGATGGGCGGCGCGACATGCAGGGTAGCCCCGACAACGTTGACTCCACCAAGCGCCGGTATCTCTCCAACTCGGCAGCTCAGGGCCCGTCACCGAGTGTTACTGCCGCCCCCGCATCGAACCCGTCGTCCCTATTCGGCCCTAGCACCGTCGTTACAGCACTTTCCGCATCGCCATCCTTCACAGGGCCGCCATCCCTCACAGTGGCTGCTTCGTCCacggcggccaccgctgcaccgcagccacaGACCTCCgcggcgacgatgccgtCATTAGCTGATATGCAATCAATGATGACGATGATGCAACAGCTGTTGGCAAATCGTCAGCAGCAAGGCCAACAGCacagcagtgcagctgcgACCACCATCTCGCACGGGAAGTCATTCTCATCGACCCCACAGCCACCAGCAAATCCTGCCGagtcctccctcccgccaTCCCCCCAAGAGTCGGGCTTTGACAACGAACTTTGCCCACCGACGGTGATGTCTCCACTCGGCGCGCCTCCCTACCGCGCTCCCGAGATGAACACATGGACTGACGGGGATGTGTTGAAGCAACTGCAGTGA